The following proteins are encoded in a genomic region of Sander lucioperca isolate FBNREF2018 chromosome 23, SLUC_FBN_1.2, whole genome shotgun sequence:
- the LOC116048559 gene encoding patched domain-containing protein 3-like: MGCRRTDCLAKPLSGLFEKLGSLVGSCPFYFFVIPLMLSAALGGGFTFLKDREDNDFERQFTPRKGPSKATRAFVRENFPYNDSMFSEDRLYDKGNFASLIAVSTNSSNILKNPDFAEILRLNNKILNITVHNGSLGFSELCAKANGECVSNILLEIISANATSIIFPVHRHRSSLVFLGSVLGGVITDANSSVISAQAVKLIYHLDNKDASKLWLRGFQKLLSDETDCKHIDVSYYTSKSRQDEIDSHTTDGIPLFLITYACAITLSVISCLRLDNVRNKVWVAVFGVLSSGLAIVSSFGLLLYIGVPFVITVANSPFLILGIGLNNMFIMVSDWQHTNVKDPVPKRMAHSYKEAIMSITITTLTDVFKFSIGVTSDFPSVQSFCLYTSVSIIFCYVYTITFFGAFLALNGRREASNRHWLTCMKIPSDNPGHHSEIYNICCVGGDYDKDTGAEKKKTIIFFKDYYGPFLIKPCVKGVVIFLYVVYLATSIYGCFQVGLQHGIELYDLAADNSPVTRFNLKDSQYFSDYGPSVMVMVGEEFQYWNKTKRHQLQGCIEDFKKLHFVDEHVYTSWLDAYLSYGQETHLNLDDKDVFLTNLTTFFDLFPFFKQDLNLTRDTIYASRFFMQTVDIANASMEIYMFTGLKTTAGRCRAASLLVYNPIFIFYDQHAVVVRSMIKNVGVITAVMLVVSLLLIPNPLCSLWVTCSIGSVTAGVTGFMALWDISLDSISMIIFSICIGFTVDCSAHVAYAFVSSKRTSRDDKVVDSLSSLGYPILQGALSTILGVSVLARSEFHTFRTFFQIFFLVMFIGVLHGLIFIPVILTLCTCRSDEDESKDQSLKISKL, from the exons ATGGGCTGCAGGCGCACAGACTGCCTGGCAAAGCCTCTGTCAGGCCTTTTTGAAAAACTTGGATCACTTGTAGGCTCctgtccattttatttttttgtgattccTCTCATGCTCTCAGCGGCGCTTGGCGGAGGCTTCACTTTTCTCAAAGACAGGGAGGACAATGACTTTGAGCGGCAGTTCACACCCAGGAAAGGACCCTCGAAGGCAACGAGAGCTTTTGTCAGGGAAAACTTCCCCTACAATGACTCCATGTTTTCAGAGGACAGGTTGTACGACAAGGGCAACTTTGCATCCCTAATTGCTGTATCGACTAACAGCTCAAATATACTTAAAAATCCTGATTTTGCAGAAATCCTCAGGCTCAACAATAAGATCCTTAATATCACTGTGCACAATGGGAGCCTGGGATTCAGTGAGTTGTGTGCAAAAGCCAACGGAGAATGTGTCTCAAACATCCTCCTGGAAATTATTAGTGCTAATGCAACCAGCATCATCTTCCCCGTACACAGGCACAGATCCAGTTTGGTGTTTCTTGGCTCTGTGCTCGGCGGGGTTATCACAGATGCCAACAGCTCAGTCATAAGTGCTCAGGCTGTAAAACTCATCTACCACTTAGATAACAAGGACGCCTCAAAATTATGGCTGAGAGGATTTCAAAAACTCTTATCAGATGAGACGGACTGCAAACACATTGAC GTGTCTTACTACACCTCCAAATCCAGGCAGGATGAGATTGACAGTCACACCACAGATGGCATCCCTTTATTCCTCATCACTTATGCCTGTGCTATCACTCTCTCTGTGATATCATGCCTGAG ATTGGACAATGTGAGGAACAAGGTGTGGGTGGCCGTTTTCGGCGTCTTATCCTCGGGTCTGGCTATTGTCTCGTCTTTTGGCTTGCTGCTTTACATCGGAGTGCCATTCGTTATAACAGTTGCAAACTCTCCTTTCCTGATACTTG GAATAGGTCTCAACAACATGTTCATAATGGTGTCCGACTGGCAGCACACCAACGTAAAAGACCCAGTGCCGAAGAGGATGGCTCACTCTTACAAAGAAGCAATCAtgtccatcaccatcaccaccctgaCCGATGTCTTCAAGTTCTCCATAGGCGTCACGTCTGACTTCCCATCAGTGCAGTCGTTCTGCCTGTACACCAGCGTCTCCATCATATTTTGTTACGTATACACAATCACCTTCTTTGGAGCCTTCTTGGCTCTAAATGGGAGGCGAGAAGCCAGCAACAGGCACTGGCTGACCTGCATGAAAATACCATCAGACAATCCTGGTCATCATTCTGAGATATATAACATCTGCTGTGTGGGAGGCGACTATGATAAGGACACTggagcagagaaaaaaaaaacgattattttttttaaggattACTATGGCCCGTTTTTGATCAAACCCTGTGTCAAGGGTGTTGTAATCTTCCTTTATGTGGTGTATTTAGCTACGAGTATTTATGGATGTTTCCAGGTAGGCCTCCAACATGGGATTGAGCTCTATGATCTGGCAGCTGATAACTCCCCCGTTACGAGATTCAATTTGAAGGATAGTCAGTATTTTTCTGATTACGGTCCATCTGTGATGGTTATGGTAGGTGAGGAATTCCAATACTGGAATAAAACCAAGAGACACCAACTTCAGGGATGCATAGAGGACTTTAAAAAGCTCCACTTTGTAGATGAGCATGTCTACACATCCTGGCTTGACGCTTATTTGTCATATGGACAGGAAACACATTTAAACCTTGATGATAAAGATGTTTTTCTCACAAATCTAACAacattttttgatttatttccttttttcaagCAAGATCTGAACCTAACTAGGGATACCATCTATGCATCCCGGTTCTTCATGCAGACTGTTGATATTGCAAATGCCAGCATGGAAATTTACATGTTTACAGGTCTTAAAACCACTGCTGGCAGATGCCGTGCAGCGTCTTTATTAGTCTATAACCCGATATTCATCTTCTACGACCAGCACGCCGTAGTAGTTAGAAGCATGATTAAAAACGTTGGCGTGATCACAGCTGTGATGTTGGTTGTCTCTCTCCTGCTGATTCCAAACCCCCTCTGCTCATTATGGGTGACTTGCTCGATTGGTTCAGTGACTGCGGGGGTGACTGGTTTCATGGCGCTATGGGACATCAGTCTTGATTCAATATCCATGATCATTTTTTCCATCTGCATCGGCTTCACAGTGGATTGCTCAGCTCACGTGGCTTACGCCTTCGTCTCAAGCAAGAGAACGAGTCGTGACGACAAGGTTGTGGATTCTCTCTCCAG